One genomic segment of Amycolatopsis granulosa includes these proteins:
- a CDS encoding DUF2237 family protein: protein MTTDRNVLGGELEPCGTDPMTGYYRDGCCTTGDDDLGSHTVCAVVTKEFLEYQRTVGNDLSTPRPEYGFPGLQPGDRWCVVAVRWRQAYEAGVAAPVVLASTHERALDVVPLEALRQHAVDVPADPGSLT, encoded by the coding sequence ATGACGACCGATCGCAATGTTCTGGGCGGCGAACTCGAGCCCTGCGGCACCGATCCGATGACCGGGTACTACCGGGACGGCTGCTGCACCACCGGTGACGACGACCTCGGCAGCCACACCGTGTGCGCCGTGGTGACCAAGGAGTTCCTGGAGTACCAGCGCACCGTCGGCAACGACCTGTCCACGCCGCGTCCGGAATACGGTTTCCCGGGGCTGCAACCCGGGGACCGCTGGTGTGTCGTCGCCGTGCGGTGGCGGCAGGCGTACGAAGCCGGGGTGGCGGCGCCGGTGGTGCTCGCGTCGACCCACGAGCGGGCACTGGACGTCGTCCCGCTGGAAGCCTTGCGGCAGCACGCCGTGGACGTGCCCGCGGACCCCGGTTCGCTGACCTGA
- a CDS encoding SRPBCC family protein, giving the protein MRVDVRAEVVIARAREAVAAYVADPANAAEWCANVLDVEWQTRPPLREGSRLGFLTRFLGRTARYTYEVAELVPGERLVLRAARPFRQEIACTCASLSPCRTCLTLRHRADPKFGGRLLAFTIRHGNRRDLQRLRNVLETSRH; this is encoded by the coding sequence GTGCGAGTCGACGTGCGTGCCGAAGTCGTGATCGCGCGGGCGCGGGAGGCGGTGGCGGCCTACGTCGCCGATCCCGCGAACGCGGCGGAGTGGTGCGCGAACGTCCTCGACGTGGAATGGCAAACGCGGCCGCCGCTGCGGGAGGGTTCCCGGCTCGGCTTTCTCACGCGATTTCTGGGGCGCACGGCGCGGTACACCTACGAAGTGGCCGAACTCGTGCCCGGGGAGCGGCTCGTCCTGCGTGCCGCCCGGCCGTTCCGGCAGGAAATCGCTTGTACCTGCGCATCGCTGTCCCCGTGCCGCACCTGCCTGACGCTCCGCCACCGCGCCGACCCGAAATTCGGCGGCCGGTTGCTCGCCTTCACCATCCGGCACGGGAACCGGCGGGACCTGCAGCGGCTGCGGAACGTCCTGGAAACGAGCCGCCACTGA
- a CDS encoding aminotransferase class IV family protein, with the protein MNDFVAQRNGRAATAEDLAPLAFAGYAHFTAMQVRDGRVRGLDLHLARLRTASAELFGRTPSDELVRTALRSAIKAGPDALSLTATVYEPSGEFTGSGGEPEVLVRTGPAASPPAGPLSLAAVEHERVLPAVKHVGEVAKTYHLRQARKRGFDDAAFVDRRGRLSEATIWNLAFWDGSTVVWPVAEMLGGVTMGIVRRQLDRLGVPQRAQEITTADLPALRGAVVMNSWTPAVPVRRIGGAELPTPPSFAETLHRAYEAEPLVAP; encoded by the coding sequence ATGAACGATTTCGTGGCCCAGCGGAACGGACGGGCGGCGACGGCCGAAGACCTCGCGCCGCTGGCCTTCGCCGGTTACGCGCACTTCACCGCCATGCAGGTCCGGGACGGCCGGGTGCGCGGCCTGGACCTGCACCTGGCCCGCCTCCGCACGGCGTCGGCGGAGTTGTTCGGCCGCACGCCCTCCGACGAACTGGTGCGGACGGCGCTACGGTCGGCGATCAAGGCGGGACCGGACGCCCTTTCCCTCACCGCGACGGTGTACGAGCCGTCGGGGGAGTTCACCGGCTCCGGCGGTGAACCGGAGGTGCTGGTGCGCACCGGCCCGGCCGCGTCACCTCCGGCCGGTCCGCTGTCGCTGGCGGCGGTCGAGCACGAGCGAGTTCTGCCGGCGGTGAAACACGTCGGTGAGGTGGCGAAGACCTACCACCTCCGCCAGGCACGCAAGCGCGGGTTCGACGACGCCGCCTTCGTGGATCGCCGCGGCAGGCTGAGCGAGGCGACGATCTGGAACCTGGCCTTCTGGGACGGCAGCACCGTCGTGTGGCCGGTGGCCGAGATGCTCGGCGGGGTCACGATGGGCATCGTCCGACGGCAGCTGGACCGGCTCGGTGTGCCGCAACGGGCGCAGGAGATCACGACGGCGGACCTGCCCGCGCTGCGCGGCGCGGTGGTGATGAACTCGTGGACGCCCGCGGTGCCGGTGCGCCGGATCGGCGGTGCGGAGCTGCCGACGCCGCCGTCCTTCGCCGAGACGCTGCACCGCGCCTACGAGGCGGAGCCGCTCGTGGCGCCCTGA
- a CDS encoding flavin-containing monooxygenase, whose protein sequence is MAEHTRTGVIIVGTGFSGLGMAIQLRKEGREDFVILEKAADVGGTWRDNTYPGCACDIQSHMYSFSFEQNPNWTRSFSPQPEIWDYLRGVARKYDLYARTRFGQEMTGARWDPDEHRWHVTTRSGDTFSGQFLVNGVGALHLPQIPDLKGIERFRGRTFHSAQWDHDYDLRGKRVAVVGTGASAIQFIPAIAPEVEQLHVFQRTPAWVMPKPDHAMPDWAKAAFAKIPGTQRAYRNLLYWLLEARAIGFNGQQGLMKLAQKVAKANIDKHVDDPALRAKLTPDYVMGCKRVLISNDYYPALNRDNVDVITHGVAEVTETGVIDTAGVEREVDAIIFGTGFHVTDAFDNLDIIGLAGRKLNKEWAAEGMRTHLGITVNGFPNMFFLLGPNTGLGHNSVVFMIESQIRYVAEAIRLVEDSGAAALEPRAEVQDRFNAEIQHKLAKGVWTRGGCTSWYLDAKGVNRTIWPGFTWRYWLATRKLRPSDFELVGTQ, encoded by the coding sequence ATGGCAGAGCACACGCGTACGGGCGTGATCATCGTCGGCACCGGGTTCTCCGGCCTGGGCATGGCGATCCAGCTGCGCAAGGAGGGCCGCGAGGATTTCGTCATCCTGGAGAAGGCCGCCGACGTCGGCGGCACCTGGCGCGACAACACCTACCCGGGCTGCGCCTGTGACATCCAGTCGCACATGTACTCGTTCTCCTTCGAGCAGAACCCGAACTGGACCCGCTCCTTCTCCCCGCAGCCGGAGATCTGGGACTACCTGCGCGGCGTCGCCCGCAAGTACGACCTGTACGCGCGGACGCGGTTCGGCCAGGAGATGACCGGCGCACGCTGGGACCCCGACGAGCACCGCTGGCACGTGACGACGCGCAGCGGGGACACCTTCAGTGGCCAGTTCCTGGTCAACGGCGTCGGCGCGCTGCACCTCCCGCAGATCCCCGACCTCAAGGGCATCGAGCGGTTCCGCGGCAGGACGTTCCACTCCGCCCAGTGGGACCACGACTACGACCTGCGTGGCAAGCGCGTCGCCGTGGTCGGCACCGGCGCCAGCGCGATCCAGTTCATCCCGGCCATCGCGCCCGAGGTGGAGCAGTTGCACGTCTTCCAGCGCACCCCGGCCTGGGTGATGCCCAAACCGGACCACGCGATGCCGGACTGGGCCAAGGCGGCGTTCGCGAAGATCCCGGGCACGCAACGCGCCTACCGCAACCTGCTGTACTGGCTGCTCGAGGCGCGCGCGATCGGGTTCAACGGCCAGCAGGGCCTGATGAAGCTCGCGCAGAAGGTCGCGAAGGCCAACATCGACAAGCACGTCGACGATCCGGCGCTGCGGGCGAAGCTGACGCCGGACTACGTGATGGGCTGCAAGCGGGTGCTGATCTCGAACGACTACTACCCGGCGCTGAACCGGGACAACGTCGACGTGATCACCCACGGTGTCGCGGAGGTCACCGAGACCGGCGTGATCGACACCGCCGGGGTGGAGCGCGAGGTGGACGCGATCATCTTCGGCACCGGCTTCCACGTCACCGACGCCTTCGACAACCTCGACATCATCGGGCTCGCGGGGCGCAAGCTCAACAAGGAGTGGGCGGCCGAGGGCATGCGCACCCACCTGGGGATCACGGTCAACGGGTTCCCGAACATGTTCTTCCTGCTCGGGCCGAACACCGGCCTGGGGCACAACTCGGTCGTGTTCATGATCGAGTCGCAGATCCGCTACGTCGCCGAGGCGATCCGGCTGGTCGAGGACAGCGGAGCCGCGGCTCTGGAGCCGCGGGCGGAGGTGCAGGACCGGTTCAACGCCGAGATCCAGCACAAGCTGGCGAAGGGCGTGTGGACGCGGGGTGGCTGCACGAGCTGGTACCTCGATGCGAAGGGCGTGAACCGCACCATCTGGCCGGGGTTCACCTGGCGGTACTGGCTGGCGACACGCAAGCTGCGGCCGTCGGACTTCGAACTCGTCGGCACGCAGTGA
- a CDS encoding TetR/AcrR family transcriptional regulator: MLEVAEAVFAERGFAAASMDEIAERVGVSKPMLYEYFHSKEGLLLACVAQARAELREVTERAVEGSTDARAALRSGLRAFFVFARERRQGWSLLRHELALIGTSASEALEATRRQQTDLIAKLMARYFDAGAGALVLDAAAELVVGASERLAIWCEKHDEVTPDLATDLAMEVLWSGLAPRAQ, from the coding sequence ATGCTCGAGGTCGCGGAGGCCGTGTTCGCCGAGCGCGGGTTCGCCGCGGCGTCGATGGACGAGATCGCCGAGCGGGTGGGCGTGTCCAAGCCGATGCTTTATGAGTACTTCCACTCCAAGGAGGGGTTGCTGCTCGCGTGCGTCGCGCAGGCCAGGGCGGAGCTGCGCGAGGTGACCGAGCGCGCGGTCGAGGGCAGTACCGATGCCCGCGCGGCGCTGCGCAGCGGACTGCGGGCGTTCTTCGTGTTCGCCCGCGAGCGCCGGCAGGGCTGGTCGTTGCTGCGGCACGAGCTGGCGCTGATCGGCACCTCCGCCTCCGAAGCGCTGGAGGCGACGCGGCGGCAGCAGACGGACCTCATCGCGAAGCTCATGGCGCGGTACTTCGATGCCGGGGCGGGAGCGCTGGTGCTCGACGCCGCGGCCGAACTGGTGGTGGGCGCGAGCGAGCGCCTGGCGATCTGGTGCGAAAAGCACGACGAGGTGACACCCGATCTGGCGACGGATCTCGCCATGGAAGTGCTGTGGTCCGGCCTGGCTCCTCGCGCTCAGTGA
- a CDS encoding DUF3618 domain-containing protein, with product MARDPDTIEREIVKAREALASTLDQLGEKASPKRLADNAKTTVRAKLDDPRVKFPLIGVGALVATLLLRKLFR from the coding sequence GTGGCTCGCGACCCGGACACCATCGAGCGGGAGATCGTGAAGGCCCGCGAAGCGCTCGCGTCGACGCTGGATCAGCTGGGCGAGAAGGCCAGCCCCAAGCGGCTGGCCGACAACGCCAAGACGACCGTGCGCGCCAAGCTCGACGACCCCAGGGTCAAGTTCCCGTTGATCGGGGTGGGCGCGCTCGTGGCGACGCTGTTGCTGCGCAAGCTCTTCCGCTGA
- a CDS encoding helix-turn-helix domain-containing protein: MHIDNDLYQRVLGEELRKLRRRRGWTRKELNQHLQSDISLQTLATYELGTRQCSVVRLVELCLAMDELPQDLLARVHRRVFADEPGKVRLDLAHIVADDRTELLPLRRWAEDRLRQPSAPREVRLDRSAMTWMAQLCGLTVPELLERLHTIAGVEDD; encoded by the coding sequence GTGCACATCGACAATGACCTCTACCAGCGAGTCCTGGGGGAGGAACTTCGCAAGCTGCGCCGGCGCCGGGGCTGGACGCGCAAGGAGCTGAACCAGCACCTGCAGAGCGACATCTCACTGCAAACGCTCGCGACCTACGAGCTGGGCACGCGGCAGTGCTCGGTGGTGCGGCTGGTGGAGCTGTGCCTGGCGATGGACGAGCTGCCGCAGGATCTGCTCGCCCGCGTGCACCGGCGGGTGTTCGCCGACGAACCGGGCAAAGTGCGGCTGGACCTGGCCCACATCGTCGCCGACGACCGGACCGAGCTGCTGCCCCTGCGCCGCTGGGCGGAGGACCGGCTGCGCCAGCCCAGCGCCCCGCGCGAGGTACGGCTGGACCGCTCCGCGATGACGTGGATGGCGCAGCTATGCGGTCTCACGGTTCCCGAACTGCTGGAGCGCCTGCACACCATCGCCGGTGTCGAAGACGACTAG
- a CDS encoding LCP family protein yields MSLTGYAWAAMQGLVSGLTTTDVIDGNKPADGARDILLVGMDSRTDAQGNPLPEDLLAQLRAGVSDGEENTDTLILVHIPNDGSKAVAISLPRDSYVTIPGFGKHKINSAYARAKAAERKKLQDEGQTDSKSIEVQSNQAGARTLIQTVEQLTGSTIDNYASVNLLGFSEITQAIGGVDVCLKDNVDDPYSGAKFTKGQHTISGVEALEFVRQRHGLPRGDLDRVVRQQVFMAGMARKVLSAGTLADPGKLSSLADAVKKSVVLNQGWDIIGFAQQMKGLTGGQLEFRTIPVVNMDYNTPEDGQAIQVDPAQIRQFVSGTTGESQTAQPTGGGPAKSATTVDVRNGTGRAGLASTVLQTLTGKGYTGGQTSNTTARKTTVVRYPAGGQAAAQEVADALGSGATIEQDPTVAGGHVVVLIGNDYSASSNRVAQQAAAAPPTSPAPAPGDDQPITANGITCVN; encoded by the coding sequence ATGAGCCTGACCGGGTACGCGTGGGCCGCGATGCAGGGTCTGGTCAGCGGGCTGACCACCACCGATGTCATCGACGGCAACAAGCCCGCCGACGGGGCCCGCGACATCCTCCTGGTCGGCATGGACAGCCGCACGGACGCGCAGGGCAACCCGCTGCCCGAGGACCTCCTCGCCCAGCTCCGCGCCGGAGTCTCCGACGGCGAGGAGAACACCGATACCCTGATCCTCGTCCACATCCCCAACGACGGCAGCAAAGCCGTCGCGATCTCCCTGCCCCGCGACTCCTACGTCACCATCCCGGGCTTCGGCAAGCACAAGATCAACTCCGCGTACGCGCGCGCGAAGGCGGCGGAACGCAAGAAGCTGCAGGACGAGGGCCAGACGGACAGCAAGTCCATCGAGGTGCAGAGCAACCAGGCCGGGGCGCGGACGCTCATCCAGACCGTCGAGCAGCTCACCGGCTCCACGATCGACAACTACGCCTCGGTCAACCTGCTCGGCTTCTCCGAGATCACCCAGGCCATCGGCGGCGTGGACGTGTGCCTCAAGGACAACGTCGACGACCCGTACTCGGGCGCGAAGTTCACCAAGGGCCAGCACACGATCTCCGGTGTGGAGGCGCTGGAGTTCGTCCGCCAGCGGCACGGGCTGCCGCGCGGTGACCTCGACCGCGTCGTGCGCCAGCAGGTGTTCATGGCCGGGATGGCGCGCAAGGTGCTCTCCGCGGGCACCCTCGCCGACCCGGGCAAGCTGAGCAGCCTCGCGGACGCGGTCAAGAAGTCGGTCGTGCTCAACCAGGGCTGGGACATCATCGGGTTCGCCCAGCAGATGAAGGGCCTCACCGGCGGCCAGCTGGAGTTCCGCACCATCCCGGTCGTCAACATGGACTACAACACCCCGGAGGACGGCCAGGCAATCCAGGTCGACCCGGCCCAGATCCGCCAGTTCGTGAGCGGCACGACCGGGGAGTCCCAGACCGCCCAGCCCACCGGCGGCGGACCGGCGAAATCGGCGACCACGGTGGACGTCCGGAACGGCACCGGCCGTGCTGGTCTGGCGTCGACGGTCCTGCAGACCCTCACCGGCAAGGGCTACACCGGCGGCCAGACCTCCAACACCACCGCCCGCAAGACCACCGTGGTCCGCTACCCCGCGGGCGGCCAGGCGGCGGCCCAGGAGGTCGCCGACGCGCTGGGGTCGGGGGCGACGATCGAACAGGACCCGACGGTGGCCGGCGGTCACGTCGTCGTGCTCATCGGCAACGACTATTCGGCCTCGTCGAACCGGGTAGCGCAGCAGGCGGCGGCCGCGCCACCGACGAGCCCGGCGCCGGCCCCGGGCGACGACCAGCCGATCACCGCCAACGGCATCACCTGCGTCAACTGA
- a CDS encoding phospholipase A2 — translation MITPATFTDHPPGARPAPRVRRRLATSAWLLVLSLAVLTFGFVASRPDTPPDQGPPTGGALAAQQAIEALVHPGPQPTALALLPKDFTRVTGVVPGQTQARDGTVRAVHTDGGCSTPWGDDNTKWDYAVPCKAHDLGYDLLRYAAAVGHPLGPDIRAALDQRLSTDMHATCGINPMGSPRTCRLVASLYSAGLVVNSWHQRWGPPVGDPIGPLLAGVAVIACLLVFRLRGWLQQRHVRAPAPAPVAPAPLSPWVTLAVGSLVLLILGESAIALARWAGAGPGWLWPFTWLAQLAPVFFFAGGRANAAGWRATLDSGGGYRQYLAHRASGLLRPALIFVVVALLVPLALELLGIPEGTNAAIMRIALHPLWLLGVYLLTVVATPLMLALHRRAAVASVAGLVVLVGLAELAAHALGSAVPHYLAAFALALLAQQVAFGRIHTTHRLVPAAVLAAGVTGLVLLTTVGGVSRDLLGAPGAPPALSAPALPVLLLGAAQIALLGLAAKPIARLAARFAGAARVALRAPMSLYLGFLAAMLLVVALVYLPDHPSAILTWLADPRTWVALALLAVPAVMVFWWFERHPRGAVPVLGTPGAAGWQAHAATVLGTGFAVVGLFGFALTRFGGDHGTIVGLPVDPIQNLIQLLIGVFLLHTVRTGFSAARSTWVVTGLACVPALLEAPDAVTMVVHGVTALVALAAVASTLVPAKAVVQNT, via the coding sequence ATGATCACTCCGGCGACCTTCACCGACCACCCGCCCGGCGCCCGGCCGGCGCCACGGGTGCGCCGCCGCCTGGCCACCTCCGCCTGGCTGCTGGTGCTGTCGCTGGCCGTCCTCACCTTCGGGTTCGTCGCGTCCCGCCCGGACACCCCGCCGGACCAGGGGCCGCCCACCGGCGGCGCCCTCGCGGCACAGCAGGCGATCGAGGCGCTGGTCCACCCGGGTCCGCAGCCGACCGCCCTGGCCTTGTTGCCGAAGGACTTCACCCGGGTCACCGGCGTCGTCCCCGGCCAGACGCAGGCGCGCGACGGCACGGTCCGCGCCGTCCACACCGACGGCGGCTGCTCCACGCCCTGGGGAGACGACAACACCAAGTGGGACTACGCGGTCCCGTGCAAGGCGCACGACCTGGGCTACGACCTCCTCCGCTACGCCGCCGCGGTCGGGCACCCACTCGGCCCGGACATCCGCGCGGCCCTCGACCAGCGGCTGTCCACGGACATGCACGCGACCTGCGGCATCAACCCGATGGGCTCGCCGCGCACGTGCCGCCTCGTGGCAAGCCTCTACTCCGCCGGCCTCGTCGTGAACTCCTGGCACCAGCGCTGGGGACCGCCGGTGGGCGACCCGATCGGCCCGCTCCTCGCCGGGGTCGCGGTCATCGCGTGCCTGCTGGTCTTCCGTCTCCGCGGCTGGCTCCAGCAGCGGCACGTTCGTGCCCCGGCGCCCGCGCCCGTCGCGCCGGCGCCGTTGTCGCCGTGGGTCACGCTCGCGGTGGGCAGTCTCGTGCTGCTGATCCTCGGCGAATCCGCGATCGCACTGGCGCGGTGGGCCGGCGCCGGCCCGGGCTGGCTGTGGCCGTTCACCTGGCTGGCGCAGCTGGCCCCGGTGTTCTTCTTCGCCGGAGGCCGCGCGAACGCGGCGGGATGGCGCGCGACCCTGGACAGCGGCGGCGGGTACCGGCAGTACCTGGCCCACCGGGCCAGCGGGCTCCTCCGTCCGGCCCTGATCTTCGTCGTCGTGGCCCTGCTCGTCCCTCTGGCGCTCGAACTGCTGGGCATCCCCGAGGGCACCAACGCGGCGATCATGCGCATCGCGCTGCACCCGCTGTGGTTGCTGGGCGTCTACCTGCTCACCGTGGTCGCGACCCCGCTGATGCTCGCCCTGCACCGCCGCGCCGCCGTGGCCTCGGTCGCCGGCCTGGTCGTGCTCGTCGGGCTGGCCGAGCTGGCCGCCCACGCCCTGGGCTCGGCCGTCCCGCACTACCTCGCGGCGTTCGCCCTGGCCCTGCTCGCCCAGCAGGTCGCATTCGGCCGGATCCACACCACCCACCGCCTGGTGCCGGCCGCTGTCCTCGCGGCGGGCGTCACCGGACTGGTCCTGCTCACGACGGTCGGCGGGGTCAGCCGCGACCTCCTCGGCGCACCCGGCGCGCCGCCCGCGCTGTCCGCGCCGGCCCTGCCGGTCCTGCTGCTCGGCGCCGCCCAGATCGCCCTGCTCGGGCTGGCCGCGAAACCGATCGCCCGGCTCGCCGCCCGCTTCGCGGGTGCGGCGCGAGTGGCGCTGCGCGCGCCGATGAGCCTGTACCTCGGGTTCCTGGCGGCGATGCTGCTGGTCGTCGCGCTGGTCTACCTGCCGGACCACCCGTCGGCGATCCTGACCTGGCTCGCCGACCCCCGCACCTGGGTCGCACTGGCGCTGCTCGCCGTGCCGGCGGTCATGGTGTTCTGGTGGTTCGAGCGCCACCCCCGCGGGGCCGTTCCGGTCCTGGGCACCCCCGGTGCGGCAGGCTGGCAGGCCCACGCGGCAACGGTGCTGGGCACCGGGTTCGCGGTGGTCGGGCTGTTCGGCTTCGCGCTGACGCGGTTCGGCGGGGACCACGGCACGATCGTCGGATTGCCCGTTGACCCGATTCAGAACCTTATCCAGCTGCTGATCGGGGTATTCCTGCTGCACACGGTGCGGACAGGGTTCAGCGCGGCGCGCAGCACGTGGGTCGTGACGGGGCTGGCGTGCGTCCCGGCGTTGCTGGAAGCACCGGACGCGGTGACGATGGTGGTACACGGCGTAACAGCCCTGGTCGCGCTCGCGGCGGTGGCCAGCACCCTCGTTCCTGCGAAGGCGGTGGTGCAGAACACGTAA
- a CDS encoding GGDEF domain-containing protein → MPRNWALWRRPKRFVVFLIVSELIAVAWLAIAFVNASAPSVLDWLRFAILTAGATAHIQLTRRQEERRRNAGGRVLIDLTAVWIVPAAIILPVPLTILVVGLVRAQRWFVARRPAHNFVYSTVAHMLAASLAHQVFVALGPHDWGALGIGGSLVEFAWMLVAGLVYEGVQIVYIGTVIALAAPENANARTVLGSPADNVLEAITIGLGAVTAILLVIMPPAVAIMAVVTVVFNRLAEIEQLQADVRTDPKTQVANMRGWTESAERALSRASKAADPVAILMIDLDHFKWINDTFGHPAGDDVLRNLAQLLDEVTRPSDVVGRFGGEEFLVLLPGTDQAAATVAGERIRAAVAALRIRTTNKRGEWTLVSERTASIGVAVFPEHGDSLPGLMQAADAAVYEAKESGRNQVRIARPPQPPASPPREAKHASH, encoded by the coding sequence ATGCCCCGCAATTGGGCATTGTGGCGCCGACCGAAGCGTTTCGTCGTTTTCCTGATCGTCTCCGAACTGATTGCGGTCGCGTGGCTCGCGATCGCATTCGTGAACGCGAGCGCGCCGAGCGTCCTGGATTGGCTGCGGTTCGCGATTCTCACCGCGGGCGCGACGGCGCACATTCAGCTGACCCGGCGGCAGGAAGAACGGCGGCGAAATGCCGGCGGCCGGGTGCTGATCGACCTCACCGCCGTGTGGATCGTTCCGGCCGCGATTATTCTCCCGGTACCGTTGACGATCTTGGTCGTCGGTCTGGTCCGGGCACAGCGCTGGTTCGTCGCCCGGCGGCCCGCACACAACTTCGTCTACTCCACCGTGGCCCACATGCTGGCGGCGTCCCTGGCGCACCAGGTGTTCGTGGCGCTGGGCCCGCACGACTGGGGCGCGCTGGGCATCGGCGGGTCGCTGGTGGAGTTCGCCTGGATGCTGGTGGCCGGCCTGGTCTACGAAGGGGTCCAGATCGTCTACATCGGCACCGTGATCGCGCTCGCCGCGCCGGAGAACGCGAACGCGCGGACGGTGCTGGGCAGCCCGGCGGACAACGTGCTGGAGGCGATCACGATCGGTCTCGGGGCGGTGACGGCCATCCTGCTGGTGATCATGCCCCCGGCGGTCGCGATCATGGCCGTGGTGACGGTGGTGTTCAACCGGCTCGCCGAGATCGAGCAGTTGCAGGCGGACGTGCGGACGGACCCGAAGACGCAGGTGGCGAACATGCGCGGGTGGACCGAGTCGGCCGAGCGGGCGCTGAGCCGGGCCTCCAAAGCGGCCGATCCGGTGGCGATCCTGATGATCGACCTGGACCACTTCAAGTGGATCAACGACACGTTCGGCCATCCCGCGGGTGACGACGTGCTGCGGAACCTGGCGCAGCTGCTGGACGAGGTGACGCGCCCGAGCGACGTGGTCGGGCGGTTCGGCGGCGAGGAGTTCCTGGTGCTGTTACCGGGCACCGATCAGGCGGCGGCGACGGTGGCCGGGGAGCGCATCCGCGCGGCGGTGGCGGCGCTGCGGATCAGGACGACGAACAAGCGCGGGGAGTGGACGCTGGTGTCCGAACGGACGGCCTCCATCGGGGTCGCGGTGTTCCCCGAGCACGGTGACAGCCTGCCGGGCCTGATGCAGGCGGCCGACGCGGCCGTCTACGAGGCGAAGGAGAGCGGACGCAACCAGGTCCGCATCGCCCGCCCCCCACAGCCCCCGGCGAGCCCCCCTCGCGAAGCGAAGCACGCCAGCCACTGA
- a CDS encoding MFS transporter, producing MGVALANREFRTVWLAEAQSVLGDQLTTVALALTVYHRTGSALWSAVAYALTFLPALAGGLGLAQLADRYPRRTILVVTAALQAGFVAVMAIPGMPVVWLCVLVMLARLAGAPSNAAQNALTREIFTDDELYLRSQDMRGITTNTTMLAGLALGGVIVTAAGPSLALALDALTFAVSALALHHWVRPRPAAGDGDGSWFGAIHWVAAQRRLRVLLGLSWLVGLAMVPAGLAAPLAREIGAPDQSVGWLLAADPLGFALGVFVLSRYVSASSRRRSVGVLAVVPTALLLVFGLRPELVLALGVLALAGAAGAYIITVGATFITWVPNELRGGAGGLYRTGLRVAQGVGVAFGGLLAQWSGTATTAIMIAGAAGVVLGVPLAVAWGRVLGTDSDATGTD from the coding sequence ATGGGTGTGGCGCTCGCGAACCGCGAGTTCCGCACGGTGTGGCTGGCCGAGGCACAGTCGGTGCTCGGTGACCAGCTGACCACGGTCGCGCTGGCCCTCACCGTCTACCACCGCACCGGCTCGGCGTTGTGGTCCGCGGTCGCCTACGCGCTCACCTTCCTGCCCGCGCTGGCCGGCGGGCTGGGTCTGGCCCAGCTGGCCGACCGGTATCCGCGCCGCACCATCCTCGTGGTCACCGCGGCGCTGCAGGCCGGCTTCGTCGCCGTCATGGCGATCCCGGGCATGCCGGTCGTGTGGTTGTGCGTGCTGGTCATGCTGGCGCGCCTGGCCGGCGCGCCGTCCAACGCGGCCCAGAACGCGCTGACCCGCGAGATCTTCACTGATGACGAGCTCTACCTGCGCAGCCAGGACATGCGCGGCATCACCACGAACACCACGATGCTGGCCGGCCTGGCGCTGGGCGGCGTGATCGTCACGGCCGCCGGGCCGTCACTGGCCCTGGCACTGGACGCGCTGACGTTCGCGGTCAGCGCACTGGCCCTGCACCACTGGGTGCGCCCGCGGCCGGCCGCGGGGGACGGTGACGGCTCGTGGTTCGGCGCCATCCACTGGGTGGCCGCGCAGCGCAGGCTGCGCGTCCTGCTCGGCCTTTCCTGGCTGGTCGGACTGGCGATGGTGCCCGCGGGCCTGGCCGCCCCGCTGGCGCGCGAGATCGGTGCGCCCGATCAGTCGGTGGGCTGGCTGCTGGCCGCGGACCCGCTCGGGTTCGCGCTGGGCGTGTTCGTCCTGTCCCGCTACGTCTCGGCCTCGTCACGCCGCCGGTCGGTCGGCGTGCTCGCGGTCGTCCCGACGGCACTGCTGCTCGTGTTCGGACTGCGGCCGGAGCTCGTCCTCGCCCTGGGCGTTCTCGCGCTCGCCGGTGCGGCGGGCGCGTACATCATCACCGTCGGGGCCACGTTCATCACGTGGGTGCCCAATGAGCTCCGCGGCGGAGCCGGCGGTCTGTACCGGACCGGCCTGCGGGTCGCGCAGGGCGTCGGTGTGGCGTTCGGCGGTCTGCTCGCGCAGTGGTCGGGTACGGCGACCACGGCGATCATGATCGCGGGCGCGGCCGGGGTGGTCCTCGGCGTTCCCCTCGCCGTGGCGTGGGGACGAGTGCTGGGCACGGACAGCGATGCGACCGGCACGGACTGA